The following proteins come from a genomic window of Notamacropus eugenii isolate mMacEug1 chromosome X, mMacEug1.pri_v2, whole genome shotgun sequence:
- the CXXC1 gene encoding CXXC-type zinc finger protein 1 isoform X28, with amino-acid sequence MIGCDSCNEWFHGDCIKITEKMAKAIREWYCLQCREKDPKLEIRYRHKKPCRERDGEPETEPRDDATTPKRKVASDLLVETVGSGPMTIPKGFTSPHKAPPPSAPGPGREVSNQQIKRSARMCGECEACRRTEDCGHCDFCRDMKKFGGPNKIRQKCRLRQCQLRARESYKYFPSSVSLASAVQKLLRAREEHFQMLKEPPEAVATPEALSDEDLPLDPELYQDFCAGAFDDHTLPWLSDPEDAPFLDPVLRKRAVKVKHVKRREKKSEKKKEEKYKRHRQKQRHKEKWKHIERPDAKDPASLPQCLGPSCVQAAQPGSKYCSDDCGMKLAANRIYEILPQRIQQWQQSPCIAEEHGKKLLERIRREQQGARMRLQDMERRFHELEAVILRAKQQVVREDEESNEGDSEDTDLQIFCVSCGHPINPKVALRHMERCYAKYESQTSFGSMYPTRIEGATRLFCDVYNPQSKTYCKRLQVLCPEHSRDPKVPADEVCGCPLVRDVFELTGDFCRLPKRQCNRHYCWEKLRRAEVDLERVRVWYKLDELFEQERNVRMAMTNRAGLLALMLHQTIQHDPLTTDLRTNADR; translated from the exons ATGAT TGGCTGTGACAGTTGCAATGAGTGGTTCCATGGTGACTGCATCAAGATCACAGAGAAGATGGCAAAGGCCATCCGGGAGTGGTACTGCCTGCAGTGCCGGG AAAAAGACCCAAAGCTGGAGATCCGATACCGGCATAAAAAACCATGCCGTGAGCGTGATGGGGAACCCGAGACTGAGCCCAGGGACGACGCGACCACCCCAAAGAGGAAGGTTGCCTCAGATCTCCTTGTAGAGACTGTGGGAAGTGGGCCCATGACCATCCCCAAGGGCTTCACCTCTCCCCACAAGGCCCCACCTCCCTCAGCCCCTGGGCCTGGACGAGAGGTATCCAACCAG CAGATCAAACGGTCAGCCCGCATGTGTGGGGAGTGTGAGGCCTGCCGACGGACAGAGGACTGTGGTCACTGTGACTTCTGCCGTGACATGAAGAAGTTTGGGGGCCCCAACAAAATCCGCCAGAAGTGCCGTCTACGGCAATGCCAGCTCCGAGCCCGG gaATCCTATAAGTATTTCCCTTCCTCGGTGAGTCTGGCATCAGCTGTG CAGAAACTTCTTCGGGCACGGGAAGAACATTTCCAGATGTTAAAGGAGCCCCCAGAGGCCGTGGCCACCCCTGAAGCCCTCTCTGATGAGGATCTGCCTCTGGACCCTGAGCTCTATCAGGACTTCTGTGCTGGCGCCTTCGATGACCATACTTTG CCATGGTTGAGTGACCCTGAGGATGCACCTTTCCTGGACCCAGTACTTCGGAAACGTGCAGTGAAAGTAAAACATGTCAAGCGGCGGGAGAAGAAGTCAGAGAAAAAA AAGGAGGAGAAATATAAGCGTCACCGGCAGAAGCAGAGGCACAAAGAGAAGTGGAAACACATTGAACGCCCAGATGCCAAAGACCCAGCCTCCTTGCCCCAGTGTCTGGGCCCCAGCTGTGTCCAGGCTGCCCAGCCAGGCTCCAAGTACTGCTCTGATGACTGTGGCATGAAGCTGGCTGCCAA TCGTATCTATGAGATCCTACCCCAGCGAATCCAGCAGTGGCAGCAAAGCCCATGTATCGCAGAAGAACATGGAAAGAAGCTTCTGGAACGGATCCGAAGGGAACAGCAGGGGGCTCGGATGCGCCTGCAGGACATGGAACGTCGCTTTCACGAGCTGGAGGCTGTCATCCTCAGGGCCAAGCAACAAGTGGTACGCGAGGATGAGGAG AGCAATGAGGGAGACAGCGAGGATACGGACCTGCAGATCTTCTGCGTCTCCTGTGGCCATCCTATCAACCCCAAGGTGGCATTGAGGCATATGGAGCGCTGCTATGCCAAG TATGAGAGCCAGACATCCTTCGGGTCGATGTACCCCACCAGAATCGAGGG GGCTACTCGCCTCTTCTGTGATGTCTACAACCCCCAGAGCAAAACCTATTGTAAACGCCTGCAGGTTCTGTGCCCCGAGCACTCCAGGGACCCCAAG GTACCAGCGGATGAAGTATGTGGCTGCCCCCTGGTACGGGATGTGTTTGAGTTGACGGGAGACTTCTGTCGCCTGCCCAAACGCCAGTGCAATCGGCACTATTGCTGGGAGAAGCTGCGAAGGGCTGAGGTGGATCTGGAGCGTGTGCGAGTG
- the CXXC1 gene encoding CXXC-type zinc finger protein 1 isoform X30 codes for MIGCDSCNEWFHGDCIKITEKMAKAIREWYCLQCREKDPKLEIRYRHKKPCRERDGEPETEPRDDATTPKRKVASDLLVETVGSGPMTIPKGFTSPHKAPPPSAPGPGREVSNQQIKRSARMCGECEACRRTEDCGHCDFCRDMKKFGGPNKIRQKCRLRQCQLRARESYKYFPSSVSLASAVKLLRAREEHFQMLKEPPEAVATPEALSDEDLPLDPELYQDFCAGAFDDHTLPWLSDPEDAPFLDPVLRKRAVKVKHVKRREKKSEKKEEKYKRHRQKQRHKEKWKHIERPDAKDPASLPQCLGPSCVQAAQPGSKYCSDDCGMKLAANRIYEILPQRIQQWQQSPCIAEEHGKKLLERIRREQQGARMRLQDMERRFHELEAVILRAKQQVVREDEESNEGDSEDTDLQIFCVSCGHPINPKVALRHMERCYAKYESQTSFGSMYPTRIEGATRLFCDVYNPQSKTYCKRLQVLCPEHSRDPKVPADEVCGCPLVRDVFELTGDFCRLPKRQCNRHYCWEKLRRAEVDLERVRVWYKLDELFEQERNVRMAMTNRAGLLALMLHQTIQHDPLTTDLRTNADR; via the exons ATGAT TGGCTGTGACAGTTGCAATGAGTGGTTCCATGGTGACTGCATCAAGATCACAGAGAAGATGGCAAAGGCCATCCGGGAGTGGTACTGCCTGCAGTGCCGGG AAAAAGACCCAAAGCTGGAGATCCGATACCGGCATAAAAAACCATGCCGTGAGCGTGATGGGGAACCCGAGACTGAGCCCAGGGACGACGCGACCACCCCAAAGAGGAAGGTTGCCTCAGATCTCCTTGTAGAGACTGTGGGAAGTGGGCCCATGACCATCCCCAAGGGCTTCACCTCTCCCCACAAGGCCCCACCTCCCTCAGCCCCTGGGCCTGGACGAGAGGTATCCAACCAG CAGATCAAACGGTCAGCCCGCATGTGTGGGGAGTGTGAGGCCTGCCGACGGACAGAGGACTGTGGTCACTGTGACTTCTGCCGTGACATGAAGAAGTTTGGGGGCCCCAACAAAATCCGCCAGAAGTGCCGTCTACGGCAATGCCAGCTCCGAGCCCGG gaATCCTATAAGTATTTCCCTTCCTCGGTGAGTCTGGCATCAGCTGTG AAACTTCTTCGGGCACGGGAAGAACATTTCCAGATGTTAAAGGAGCCCCCAGAGGCCGTGGCCACCCCTGAAGCCCTCTCTGATGAGGATCTGCCTCTGGACCCTGAGCTCTATCAGGACTTCTGTGCTGGCGCCTTCGATGACCATACTTTG CCATGGTTGAGTGACCCTGAGGATGCACCTTTCCTGGACCCAGTACTTCGGAAACGTGCAGTGAAAGTAAAACATGTCAAGCGGCGGGAGAAGAAGTCAGAGAAAAAA GAGGAGAAATATAAGCGTCACCGGCAGAAGCAGAGGCACAAAGAGAAGTGGAAACACATTGAACGCCCAGATGCCAAAGACCCAGCCTCCTTGCCCCAGTGTCTGGGCCCCAGCTGTGTCCAGGCTGCCCAGCCAGGCTCCAAGTACTGCTCTGATGACTGTGGCATGAAGCTGGCTGCCAA TCGTATCTATGAGATCCTACCCCAGCGAATCCAGCAGTGGCAGCAAAGCCCATGTATCGCAGAAGAACATGGAAAGAAGCTTCTGGAACGGATCCGAAGGGAACAGCAGGGGGCTCGGATGCGCCTGCAGGACATGGAACGTCGCTTTCACGAGCTGGAGGCTGTCATCCTCAGGGCCAAGCAACAAGTGGTACGCGAGGATGAGGAG AGCAATGAGGGAGACAGCGAGGATACGGACCTGCAGATCTTCTGCGTCTCCTGTGGCCATCCTATCAACCCCAAGGTGGCATTGAGGCATATGGAGCGCTGCTATGCCAAG TATGAGAGCCAGACATCCTTCGGGTCGATGTACCCCACCAGAATCGAGGG GGCTACTCGCCTCTTCTGTGATGTCTACAACCCCCAGAGCAAAACCTATTGTAAACGCCTGCAGGTTCTGTGCCCCGAGCACTCCAGGGACCCCAAG GTACCAGCGGATGAAGTATGTGGCTGCCCCCTGGTACGGGATGTGTTTGAGTTGACGGGAGACTTCTGTCGCCTGCCCAAACGCCAGTGCAATCGGCACTATTGCTGGGAGAAGCTGCGAAGGGCTGAGGTGGATCTGGAGCGTGTGCGAGTG
- the CXXC1 gene encoding CXXC-type zinc finger protein 1 isoform X31, with the protein MIGCDSCNEWFHGDCIKITEKMAKAIREWYCLQCREKDPKLEIRYRHKKPCRERDGEPETEPRDDATTPKRKVASDLLVETVGSGPMTIPKGFTSPHKAPPPSAPGPGREVSNQQIKRSARMCGECEACRRTEDCGHCDFCRDMKKFGGPNKIRQKCRLRQCQLRARESYKYFPSSVSLASAVKLLRAREEHFQMLKEPPEAVATPEALSDEDLPLDPELYQDFCAGAFDDHTLPWLSDPEDAPFLDPVLRKRAVKVKHVKRREKKSEKKKEEKYKRHRQKQRHKEKWKHIERPDAKDPASLPQCLGPSCVQAAQPGSKYCSDDCGMKLAANRIYEILPQRIQQWQQSPCIAEEHGKKLLERIRREQQGARMRLQDMERRFHELEAVILRAKQQVSNEGDSEDTDLQIFCVSCGHPINPKVALRHMERCYAKYESQTSFGSMYPTRIEGATRLFCDVYNPQSKTYCKRLQVLCPEHSRDPKVPADEVCGCPLVRDVFELTGDFCRLPKRQCNRHYCWEKLRRAEVDLERVRVWYKLDELFEQERNVRMAMTNRAGLLALMLHQTIQHDPLTTDLRTNADR; encoded by the exons ATGAT TGGCTGTGACAGTTGCAATGAGTGGTTCCATGGTGACTGCATCAAGATCACAGAGAAGATGGCAAAGGCCATCCGGGAGTGGTACTGCCTGCAGTGCCGGG AAAAAGACCCAAAGCTGGAGATCCGATACCGGCATAAAAAACCATGCCGTGAGCGTGATGGGGAACCCGAGACTGAGCCCAGGGACGACGCGACCACCCCAAAGAGGAAGGTTGCCTCAGATCTCCTTGTAGAGACTGTGGGAAGTGGGCCCATGACCATCCCCAAGGGCTTCACCTCTCCCCACAAGGCCCCACCTCCCTCAGCCCCTGGGCCTGGACGAGAGGTATCCAACCAG CAGATCAAACGGTCAGCCCGCATGTGTGGGGAGTGTGAGGCCTGCCGACGGACAGAGGACTGTGGTCACTGTGACTTCTGCCGTGACATGAAGAAGTTTGGGGGCCCCAACAAAATCCGCCAGAAGTGCCGTCTACGGCAATGCCAGCTCCGAGCCCGG gaATCCTATAAGTATTTCCCTTCCTCGGTGAGTCTGGCATCAGCTGTG AAACTTCTTCGGGCACGGGAAGAACATTTCCAGATGTTAAAGGAGCCCCCAGAGGCCGTGGCCACCCCTGAAGCCCTCTCTGATGAGGATCTGCCTCTGGACCCTGAGCTCTATCAGGACTTCTGTGCTGGCGCCTTCGATGACCATACTTTG CCATGGTTGAGTGACCCTGAGGATGCACCTTTCCTGGACCCAGTACTTCGGAAACGTGCAGTGAAAGTAAAACATGTCAAGCGGCGGGAGAAGAAGTCAGAGAAAAAA AAGGAGGAGAAATATAAGCGTCACCGGCAGAAGCAGAGGCACAAAGAGAAGTGGAAACACATTGAACGCCCAGATGCCAAAGACCCAGCCTCCTTGCCCCAGTGTCTGGGCCCCAGCTGTGTCCAGGCTGCCCAGCCAGGCTCCAAGTACTGCTCTGATGACTGTGGCATGAAGCTGGCTGCCAA TCGTATCTATGAGATCCTACCCCAGCGAATCCAGCAGTGGCAGCAAAGCCCATGTATCGCAGAAGAACATGGAAAGAAGCTTCTGGAACGGATCCGAAGGGAACAGCAGGGGGCTCGGATGCGCCTGCAGGACATGGAACGTCGCTTTCACGAGCTGGAGGCTGTCATCCTCAGGGCCAAGCAACAAGTG AGCAATGAGGGAGACAGCGAGGATACGGACCTGCAGATCTTCTGCGTCTCCTGTGGCCATCCTATCAACCCCAAGGTGGCATTGAGGCATATGGAGCGCTGCTATGCCAAG TATGAGAGCCAGACATCCTTCGGGTCGATGTACCCCACCAGAATCGAGGG GGCTACTCGCCTCTTCTGTGATGTCTACAACCCCCAGAGCAAAACCTATTGTAAACGCCTGCAGGTTCTGTGCCCCGAGCACTCCAGGGACCCCAAG GTACCAGCGGATGAAGTATGTGGCTGCCCCCTGGTACGGGATGTGTTTGAGTTGACGGGAGACTTCTGTCGCCTGCCCAAACGCCAGTGCAATCGGCACTATTGCTGGGAGAAGCTGCGAAGGGCTGAGGTGGATCTGGAGCGTGTGCGAGTG
- the CXXC1 gene encoding CXXC-type zinc finger protein 1 isoform X26, giving the protein MIGCDSCNEWFHGDCIKITEKMAKAIREWYCLQCREKDPKLEIRYRHKKPCRERDGEPETEPRDDATTPKRKVASDLLVETVGSGPMTIPKGFTSPHKAPPPSAPGPGREVSNQQIKRSARMCGECEACRRTEDCGHCDFCRDMKKFGGPNKIRQKCRLRQCQLRARESYKYFPSSVSLASAVQKLLRAREEHFQMLKEPPEAVATPEALSDEDLPLDPELYQDFCAGAFDDHTLPWLSDPEDAPFLDPVLRKRAVKVKHVKRREKKSEKKVSSRRGGSGGQWGTVQRLTSFPLPPQKEEKYKRHRQKQRHKEKWKHIERPDAKDPASLPQCLGPSCVQAAQPGSKYCSDDCGMKLAANRIYEILPQRIQQWQQSPCIAEEHGKKLLERIRREQQGARMRLQDMERRFHELEAVILRAKQQVVREDEESNEGDSEDTDLQIFCVSCGHPINPKVALRHMERCYAKYESQTSFGSMYPTRIEGATRLFCDVYNPQSKTYCKRLQVLCPEHSRDPKVPADEVCGCPLVRDVFELTGDFCRLPKRQCNRHYCWEKLRRAEVDLERVRVWYKLDELFEQERNVRMAMTNRAGLLALMLHQTIQHDPLTTDLRTNADR; this is encoded by the exons ATGAT TGGCTGTGACAGTTGCAATGAGTGGTTCCATGGTGACTGCATCAAGATCACAGAGAAGATGGCAAAGGCCATCCGGGAGTGGTACTGCCTGCAGTGCCGGG AAAAAGACCCAAAGCTGGAGATCCGATACCGGCATAAAAAACCATGCCGTGAGCGTGATGGGGAACCCGAGACTGAGCCCAGGGACGACGCGACCACCCCAAAGAGGAAGGTTGCCTCAGATCTCCTTGTAGAGACTGTGGGAAGTGGGCCCATGACCATCCCCAAGGGCTTCACCTCTCCCCACAAGGCCCCACCTCCCTCAGCCCCTGGGCCTGGACGAGAGGTATCCAACCAG CAGATCAAACGGTCAGCCCGCATGTGTGGGGAGTGTGAGGCCTGCCGACGGACAGAGGACTGTGGTCACTGTGACTTCTGCCGTGACATGAAGAAGTTTGGGGGCCCCAACAAAATCCGCCAGAAGTGCCGTCTACGGCAATGCCAGCTCCGAGCCCGG gaATCCTATAAGTATTTCCCTTCCTCGGTGAGTCTGGCATCAGCTGTG CAGAAACTTCTTCGGGCACGGGAAGAACATTTCCAGATGTTAAAGGAGCCCCCAGAGGCCGTGGCCACCCCTGAAGCCCTCTCTGATGAGGATCTGCCTCTGGACCCTGAGCTCTATCAGGACTTCTGTGCTGGCGCCTTCGATGACCATACTTTG CCATGGTTGAGTGACCCTGAGGATGCACCTTTCCTGGACCCAGTACTTCGGAAACGTGCAGTGAAAGTAAAACATGTCAAGCGGCGGGAGAAGAAGTCAGAGAAAAAAGTGAGTAGCAGGAGAGGCGGTAGTGGTGGGCAGTGGGGAACTGTCCAGAGGCTCACCAGCTTCCCCCTCCCGCCCCAGAAGGAGGAGAAATATAAGCGTCACCGGCAGAAGCAGAGGCACAAAGAGAAGTGGAAACACATTGAACGCCCAGATGCCAAAGACCCAGCCTCCTTGCCCCAGTGTCTGGGCCCCAGCTGTGTCCAGGCTGCCCAGCCAGGCTCCAAGTACTGCTCTGATGACTGTGGCATGAAGCTGGCTGCCAA TCGTATCTATGAGATCCTACCCCAGCGAATCCAGCAGTGGCAGCAAAGCCCATGTATCGCAGAAGAACATGGAAAGAAGCTTCTGGAACGGATCCGAAGGGAACAGCAGGGGGCTCGGATGCGCCTGCAGGACATGGAACGTCGCTTTCACGAGCTGGAGGCTGTCATCCTCAGGGCCAAGCAACAAGTGGTACGCGAGGATGAGGAG AGCAATGAGGGAGACAGCGAGGATACGGACCTGCAGATCTTCTGCGTCTCCTGTGGCCATCCTATCAACCCCAAGGTGGCATTGAGGCATATGGAGCGCTGCTATGCCAAG TATGAGAGCCAGACATCCTTCGGGTCGATGTACCCCACCAGAATCGAGGG GGCTACTCGCCTCTTCTGTGATGTCTACAACCCCCAGAGCAAAACCTATTGTAAACGCCTGCAGGTTCTGTGCCCCGAGCACTCCAGGGACCCCAAG GTACCAGCGGATGAAGTATGTGGCTGCCCCCTGGTACGGGATGTGTTTGAGTTGACGGGAGACTTCTGTCGCCTGCCCAAACGCCAGTGCAATCGGCACTATTGCTGGGAGAAGCTGCGAAGGGCTGAGGTGGATCTGGAGCGTGTGCGAGTG
- the CXXC1 gene encoding CXXC-type zinc finger protein 1 isoform X32, whose amino-acid sequence MIGCDSCNEWFHGDCIKITEKMAKAIREWYCLQCREKDPKLEIRYRHKKPCRERDGEPETEPRDDATTPKRKVASDLLVETVGSGPMTIPKGFTSPHKAPPPSAPGPGREVSNQIKRSARMCGECEACRRTEDCGHCDFCRDMKKFGGPNKIRQKCRLRQCQLRARESYKYFPSSVSLASAVKLLRAREEHFQMLKEPPEAVATPEALSDEDLPLDPELYQDFCAGAFDDHTLPWLSDPEDAPFLDPVLRKRAVKVKHVKRREKKSEKKKEEKYKRHRQKQRHKEKWKHIERPDAKDPASLPQCLGPSCVQAAQPGSKYCSDDCGMKLAANRIYEILPQRIQQWQQSPCIAEEHGKKLLERIRREQQGARMRLQDMERRFHELEAVILRAKQQVSNEGDSEDTDLQIFCVSCGHPINPKVALRHMERCYAKYESQTSFGSMYPTRIEGATRLFCDVYNPQSKTYCKRLQVLCPEHSRDPKVPADEVCGCPLVRDVFELTGDFCRLPKRQCNRHYCWEKLRRAEVDLERVRVWYKLDELFEQERNVRMAMTNRAGLLALMLHQTIQHDPLTTDLRTNADR is encoded by the exons ATGAT TGGCTGTGACAGTTGCAATGAGTGGTTCCATGGTGACTGCATCAAGATCACAGAGAAGATGGCAAAGGCCATCCGGGAGTGGTACTGCCTGCAGTGCCGGG AAAAAGACCCAAAGCTGGAGATCCGATACCGGCATAAAAAACCATGCCGTGAGCGTGATGGGGAACCCGAGACTGAGCCCAGGGACGACGCGACCACCCCAAAGAGGAAGGTTGCCTCAGATCTCCTTGTAGAGACTGTGGGAAGTGGGCCCATGACCATCCCCAAGGGCTTCACCTCTCCCCACAAGGCCCCACCTCCCTCAGCCCCTGGGCCTGGACGAGAGGTATCCAACCAG ATCAAACGGTCAGCCCGCATGTGTGGGGAGTGTGAGGCCTGCCGACGGACAGAGGACTGTGGTCACTGTGACTTCTGCCGTGACATGAAGAAGTTTGGGGGCCCCAACAAAATCCGCCAGAAGTGCCGTCTACGGCAATGCCAGCTCCGAGCCCGG gaATCCTATAAGTATTTCCCTTCCTCGGTGAGTCTGGCATCAGCTGTG AAACTTCTTCGGGCACGGGAAGAACATTTCCAGATGTTAAAGGAGCCCCCAGAGGCCGTGGCCACCCCTGAAGCCCTCTCTGATGAGGATCTGCCTCTGGACCCTGAGCTCTATCAGGACTTCTGTGCTGGCGCCTTCGATGACCATACTTTG CCATGGTTGAGTGACCCTGAGGATGCACCTTTCCTGGACCCAGTACTTCGGAAACGTGCAGTGAAAGTAAAACATGTCAAGCGGCGGGAGAAGAAGTCAGAGAAAAAA AAGGAGGAGAAATATAAGCGTCACCGGCAGAAGCAGAGGCACAAAGAGAAGTGGAAACACATTGAACGCCCAGATGCCAAAGACCCAGCCTCCTTGCCCCAGTGTCTGGGCCCCAGCTGTGTCCAGGCTGCCCAGCCAGGCTCCAAGTACTGCTCTGATGACTGTGGCATGAAGCTGGCTGCCAA TCGTATCTATGAGATCCTACCCCAGCGAATCCAGCAGTGGCAGCAAAGCCCATGTATCGCAGAAGAACATGGAAAGAAGCTTCTGGAACGGATCCGAAGGGAACAGCAGGGGGCTCGGATGCGCCTGCAGGACATGGAACGTCGCTTTCACGAGCTGGAGGCTGTCATCCTCAGGGCCAAGCAACAAGTG AGCAATGAGGGAGACAGCGAGGATACGGACCTGCAGATCTTCTGCGTCTCCTGTGGCCATCCTATCAACCCCAAGGTGGCATTGAGGCATATGGAGCGCTGCTATGCCAAG TATGAGAGCCAGACATCCTTCGGGTCGATGTACCCCACCAGAATCGAGGG GGCTACTCGCCTCTTCTGTGATGTCTACAACCCCCAGAGCAAAACCTATTGTAAACGCCTGCAGGTTCTGTGCCCCGAGCACTCCAGGGACCCCAAG GTACCAGCGGATGAAGTATGTGGCTGCCCCCTGGTACGGGATGTGTTTGAGTTGACGGGAGACTTCTGTCGCCTGCCCAAACGCCAGTGCAATCGGCACTATTGCTGGGAGAAGCTGCGAAGGGCTGAGGTGGATCTGGAGCGTGTGCGAGTG
- the CXXC1 gene encoding CXXC-type zinc finger protein 1 isoform X29 has product MIGCDSCNEWFHGDCIKITEKMAKAIREWYCLQCREKDPKLEIRYRHKKPCRERDGEPETEPRDDATTPKRKVASDLLVETVGSGPMTIPKGFTSPHKAPPPSAPGPGREVSNQQIKRSARMCGECEACRRTEDCGHCDFCRDMKKFGGPNKIRQKCRLRQCQLRARESYKYFPSSVSLASAVKLLRAREEHFQMLKEPPEAVATPEALSDEDLPLDPELYQDFCAGAFDDHTLPWLSDPEDAPFLDPVLRKRAVKVKHVKRREKKSEKKKEEKYKRHRQKQRHKEKWKHIERPDAKDPASLPQCLGPSCVQAAQPGSKYCSDDCGMKLAANRIYEILPQRIQQWQQSPCIAEEHGKKLLERIRREQQGARMRLQDMERRFHELEAVILRAKQQVVREDEESNEGDSEDTDLQIFCVSCGHPINPKVALRHMERCYAKYESQTSFGSMYPTRIEGATRLFCDVYNPQSKTYCKRLQVLCPEHSRDPKVPADEVCGCPLVRDVFELTGDFCRLPKRQCNRHYCWEKLRRAEVDLERVRVWYKLDELFEQERNVRMAMTNRAGLLALMLHQTIQHDPLTTDLRTNADR; this is encoded by the exons ATGAT TGGCTGTGACAGTTGCAATGAGTGGTTCCATGGTGACTGCATCAAGATCACAGAGAAGATGGCAAAGGCCATCCGGGAGTGGTACTGCCTGCAGTGCCGGG AAAAAGACCCAAAGCTGGAGATCCGATACCGGCATAAAAAACCATGCCGTGAGCGTGATGGGGAACCCGAGACTGAGCCCAGGGACGACGCGACCACCCCAAAGAGGAAGGTTGCCTCAGATCTCCTTGTAGAGACTGTGGGAAGTGGGCCCATGACCATCCCCAAGGGCTTCACCTCTCCCCACAAGGCCCCACCTCCCTCAGCCCCTGGGCCTGGACGAGAGGTATCCAACCAG CAGATCAAACGGTCAGCCCGCATGTGTGGGGAGTGTGAGGCCTGCCGACGGACAGAGGACTGTGGTCACTGTGACTTCTGCCGTGACATGAAGAAGTTTGGGGGCCCCAACAAAATCCGCCAGAAGTGCCGTCTACGGCAATGCCAGCTCCGAGCCCGG gaATCCTATAAGTATTTCCCTTCCTCGGTGAGTCTGGCATCAGCTGTG AAACTTCTTCGGGCACGGGAAGAACATTTCCAGATGTTAAAGGAGCCCCCAGAGGCCGTGGCCACCCCTGAAGCCCTCTCTGATGAGGATCTGCCTCTGGACCCTGAGCTCTATCAGGACTTCTGTGCTGGCGCCTTCGATGACCATACTTTG CCATGGTTGAGTGACCCTGAGGATGCACCTTTCCTGGACCCAGTACTTCGGAAACGTGCAGTGAAAGTAAAACATGTCAAGCGGCGGGAGAAGAAGTCAGAGAAAAAA AAGGAGGAGAAATATAAGCGTCACCGGCAGAAGCAGAGGCACAAAGAGAAGTGGAAACACATTGAACGCCCAGATGCCAAAGACCCAGCCTCCTTGCCCCAGTGTCTGGGCCCCAGCTGTGTCCAGGCTGCCCAGCCAGGCTCCAAGTACTGCTCTGATGACTGTGGCATGAAGCTGGCTGCCAA TCGTATCTATGAGATCCTACCCCAGCGAATCCAGCAGTGGCAGCAAAGCCCATGTATCGCAGAAGAACATGGAAAGAAGCTTCTGGAACGGATCCGAAGGGAACAGCAGGGGGCTCGGATGCGCCTGCAGGACATGGAACGTCGCTTTCACGAGCTGGAGGCTGTCATCCTCAGGGCCAAGCAACAAGTGGTACGCGAGGATGAGGAG AGCAATGAGGGAGACAGCGAGGATACGGACCTGCAGATCTTCTGCGTCTCCTGTGGCCATCCTATCAACCCCAAGGTGGCATTGAGGCATATGGAGCGCTGCTATGCCAAG TATGAGAGCCAGACATCCTTCGGGTCGATGTACCCCACCAGAATCGAGGG GGCTACTCGCCTCTTCTGTGATGTCTACAACCCCCAGAGCAAAACCTATTGTAAACGCCTGCAGGTTCTGTGCCCCGAGCACTCCAGGGACCCCAAG GTACCAGCGGATGAAGTATGTGGCTGCCCCCTGGTACGGGATGTGTTTGAGTTGACGGGAGACTTCTGTCGCCTGCCCAAACGCCAGTGCAATCGGCACTATTGCTGGGAGAAGCTGCGAAGGGCTGAGGTGGATCTGGAGCGTGTGCGAGTG